The sequence TTCAGATTTTCCTGTAGCAGCTCCACAGACAACATCACTATGTCCATTTGCAAATTTAGTTAAAGAATTTACAACAATATCAGCTCCAAATTTTAATGGTTGTACTAAAGCACCGGTCATAAATGTGTTATCTACAATAAAAATAGCATTATTTGAATGAGCAATATCAGCTAATATTTTTAAATTAGGAACTCCAATTAATGGATTGGATACAGTTTCAGTATAAAGAATAACAGTGTTTGGTTTTATATTTTTCTTAACTTCTTCTATATTAGTAAAATCTACAAATGTGGTTTCTACTCCATATTTTTGCAATATTTTTGTAAATATTTCTAATGTTTCTCCATAAAGAGTTTTATCTGAAAGTATGTGATCTCCTGCCTTAGTATGTGCTATTATACTTGAAGAAATAGCTGCCATTCCTGAAGAACATCCAATAGAATCCTCACCTCCCTCAACATAATTCATTAATTCAATAAGAGCAGTTCTATTTGGATTGCGATTACGATTATAGCAAAATCCTTTTTCATCATATCTTTTTTGTAAATCTTCTAAATCTTCCACATTGTGAGCTGTAGTTAAGTGTATTGGTAATGCTTCAGGATTTGAAGTGGATAATCTGAAATATGCTCCAGCTTCAAGAATATTTGTTTCAAAAGATAAAGTTTCATCAAATTCTTTAAACATAATTCTACCTCCATATGATAATATTAAAATTATAAAATGCATATTAAAGTAAGCCATACATTTATATTTATTTCTATATAAATAAATTTTAACTTCTGTAGTAACTATAGAGTCAAATAAAAAATAAAATTAACATTATTTTTTAAAAAAATACATAAAATATAAAAATAATGAAAAAAAAGTATCAAAAAATAAAAAATTGACTCTATAGCTACAGTATAGAATATACTAGATAAATAAAATTAGTTTAAATACATAAGCAGAAAAAATTTCATTATACTAAGATAGGAGGATATAATTATGGAAAAAAAATATGCAGAATCTACAGAATTACTTTATAAAGGAAGAAAAGTAAAAGGAATGGATTTTAATAAACCTGAAGCATTTCCGCTATTTGCTACTACTGCATTTACAATGAATAGTTTAACAGAGGTGAAGAAAGCATATGCAGAAAAATATACTTATATTAGAACATGTAATCCAAATAGGGATGCTCTTGCAGATATGGTTACATTTTTAGAAGCAGGTGAAAAATCTTTGATATTTTCATCAGGAATGGGAGCAATTACAACTACTTTAATGACAATATTAAAACCAGGAGATCATGTTGTTTGTAACAGAAATATTTATGGTGAAACATTTGATGTATTTACAAAATTGATGCCTAAATTTGGAATTAGTGCAGATTTAGTAGATTTTGATGATATTGAAAATTGTAAAAAAGCAGTTAAAGCTGAAACAAAATTAATCTATTCTGAAGTATTTGCAAATCCTACATTAAATATTGCAGATATCCCAACTTTGGCTGATATTGCACATAAAAATGGAGCATTATTAATGATAGATAATACTTTTTCAACACCAATTGCAATAAAACCTATTAAATTTGGAGCAGATATTGTAATTAATAGCTTAACTAAGTTTATGAATGGACATAGTGATGCTATTGCTGGTTCTATTACTTCAACTGCTGAAATTATAGATGCTATACACCCTGTAAGAATGTTATGTGGTACTCCAGGAGATCCACATGCAGCTCATGCCATGATGAAAAGTTTTGCAACTATGGATCTTCGTTTAAAAAAGCAAATGTCTAATGCAGCAAAGTTAGCAGCAGCATTAGAAGAAAATAAATATGTATCTAAAGTAAATCACCCAAGTCTTGAAAGTTTTTCACAACATGAATTAGCACTTAAATTATTTACCTCTAATGATACTATGAGTGGAATGATGAGTTTTATCGTTCCGGAAAATTTTGAAAAAATAGATAAATTTATGTTGCGATTAAATTTTGCACACTATGCAATGACCCTTGGTGGTGTACGTACAACACTTGTTCATCCAGTGACAAGTTCTCATAGTCATATGCCTGATGAGGCAAGAAGAGCTATGGGTATCACTCCTGGATTGTTTAGACTATCAGTTGGGATAGAAGATGTAGATGATTTAATAGCAGATTTTAATCAAGCACTCGAAGTTTTTGGAGAATAACTTTAAGAATTTTAAATATATATAGGAAGAGAAAAATGAAAAAAATATCATATTTACTTATAGTTGTTGCTGCAGTATTATGGGGGAGTATTGGACTTTTTTCTAAAATTGCAGGAAATAGAGGCTTTACTCCCATAGACATATGCTTTATTCGTTCTTTATTTTCTGTTATTATTTTAGGAATTTTCTTTTCTATAAAAGATAGAAATATTTTTAAATTAAAAAGTATTGTAGATTTAAAATATTTTGTAGGAACTGGAATCATAAGTTTTTCCTTATATAATTGGAGTTACATTGCTGCAATTAAAGAAACATCTATGGGAGTTGCTGCAATTCTTTTGTATACAGCTCCTTCCATTATTATGATTCTTTCAGTATTTTTATTTCATGAAAAGATTACAAGGATAAAAATCTTGGTAATTGTAATTACTTTTATTGGTTGTATGATGGTCACAGGAATTTTTGAAGGAGAGAACATAATTTCTTGGAAGGGATTTCTATATGGAATCCTTTCTGGAATAGGATATGGACTTTATAGTATTTTTGGGAAATATGCTCTTCAAAAATATTCATCAGTTACAGTGGTATTCTATACTTTTCTAATGTCAACATTTTTATTTTGTGTTATTGGCAAGCCCATTATAATAATATCAAAAATAAATGAAAGTCAATCTTGGATTTTTATTGTCAGTTTTGCTCTTTTTTCTGCTGCAATTCCTTATATACTTTATACAAAAGGATTATCTAAAATAGAGGCTAGTAAGGCTTCTATAATTGCAAATATAGAACCAGTTGTAGCTGCTATTATAGGTATTTGTGTCTTTTCAGAAGAAATAAATTTTCTAAAAATACTAGGAATTATTTTAGTATTGGGAGCTGTTTGTATGATTAATATGACAGATAAATTAGAAAATTAATAAAATACTAAAATATTTCAAAATATATAAAAACTGTTATATTTTTATATATTAATTAAAAAACTCTCACTTTACTATAAACTTATTGACATTTTTTATATTTAAAATTATAATATGTCATAAAATTGAAAAAATACTTGTATATTTTTAAATGCTTCATTTTGTAATATTACAATATATCTTATATGAAAGGAAGTGAAACATGAAAGAATTATACTCTATAGGTGAAGTTTCAGAAATTATGGGAGTTTCTGTTCAAACATTAAGATATTATAGCAATATAAATTTAATTCTCCCTAAATATATTAATCCTTCAACAGGATATCGTTATTATTCTGTTGATCAGTTTCATTTTATTGACAGAATAAAGTATCTTCAAAAATTAGGACTTTGTCTTAAAGAAATTAAAGAGATATTGTCTGAAAATAATATCAATACTCTTATAAAATATTTAGATAAATATAAAAATTCTATTGAGGAAGAAATAAATAAGTTAAAAGATACAATAGATAGTATTGAGTGGTATAAGAATTATTTTACTTATATAGGAGAAAATATAGATGATCATTCTTATATCCTTCATTTTGAAAAAAGATATATAGTTGCTGTAAAAATTCTAGAAAATGAGCCTAAAGAAGATTTTCATATTAGATTAAATGAGTTAAGAAATAATGAGAAGTATAAATATCTAAAATATATGAGACAATTTTTATACATTGCAGATTATGATGCTTTAATAGAAGGAAGATTAAAACCATATTATCTTGGAATGTTTATAAAAGAACCACCAAATATTTCAGTAGAGAATATTATAGAGATTCCAGCTGGAGATTATTTATGTTTCAAAGCTAGAATCTTGAGTGAAAATTGGAATCCTTACTTTGCTAAACTTTTCTTTCATGGAAAAGAGAAACCTACTATAGTTTTAGCTAATGAATATGAAAATAATCTTCATGAGTACTTATCTTCTGTTTATGAATTACAAATTTTAATTCCAGAAAAAAATTAAAGACAACACTCTGTTCTTATTCTTTAAGAACAGAGTGTTGTTTATTTTTTTCTTTTTAATTTAAAATATAATAAAAAATTTTTTATCTGTGTATTGTAATTGAAATATAAGAATATTTTTAGATATATAAGATAAAAAACAAAATTTTTAGTTTTATTTTTTTTTATTAGTAGTATAATACAAATATAAAGAATATTTCTATATAATAAAAAAACTATATATAAAAGTTATGGAGGTGATGAATTTGGCTACTGATGCTATATTAAAAGTTAAAGATGCAGAATTAAAAGCAAAAGAAATATTAGAAAAAGCTCATAAAGATGCTTTAATTTTAAAAGAAGAAGTAAAAGAAAAAGTTAAAAAATCCTATGATGAAGCTATAAAAAATGCAAAAAAAGAAGCAGAAGAACTTAAATTAAAATATAAAAATGATGGAGAAGCTATTGCTACACCTATATTTGAAAATGCAGAAAAAAAAGTTTCCTCTATTAGGGAGATAGAGGAGTCTAAGCTCAAATCTGTGGTTGATTTAATTGTGGAAAGGATAGTGAATTCAAATGGCGATAGTTAAAATGAAAAAGTTTAAATTATTTGCTCTTGAAAAAGATAGACAACCTTTATTAAAAGAATTACAGAAATTTGATTATGTACATTTTGTAAAAACTACAAGTGAAGAAAATGAAAATTTAGATGAAATTCAGATTCCTGAAAATATAAATCTTCTTAAAGAAAAAAGCCAAAAAGTTAAGTGGATGATTAATTATTTTTTAAAACTTTTTCCTAAAGAAGCCAAGGAAGAATTTTCAAATAGTTCAACTAAGGATCTACTTTTTGTACAAATTGAACAACAAGCAGATAAATATGATTTTAATAAAGATTATGAAACTTTGGATAGAATAAGTAAAGAAATTGAAGCCAATAAAGAAGAACTTTTAAACCTTGAAATTAGAAAAAAAGAAATAGACAATTGGAGAAATATAAAAGAGCCTATTGAAAATTTAAAAGCTTTTAAAACAGCAAAGATATTGTTAGGTACTGTACCAAAGAAAAGCTTTGAAGCCTTGAAAGACAGTTTACAAAATTTTGATAAAACATATATAGAAGAAATTTCTCAAGATTCAAGTATGATAAATTTAATGATTTTAGGTTCAAAATTAGAAGAAAAAGAACTAAGAAATCAGCTAAAAACTCATAGTTTTACTGAACTTAGTTTTGGTTTTAAAGGAACTTTTGAAAAAGAGTT comes from Fusobacterium simiae and encodes:
- a CDS encoding MerR family transcriptional regulator; the protein is MKELYSIGEVSEIMGVSVQTLRYYSNINLILPKYINPSTGYRYYSVDQFHFIDRIKYLQKLGLCLKEIKEILSENNINTLIKYLDKYKNSIEEEINKLKDTIDSIEWYKNYFTYIGENIDDHSYILHFEKRYIVAVKILENEPKEDFHIRLNELRNNEKYKYLKYMRQFLYIADYDALIEGRLKPYYLGMFIKEPPNISVENIIEIPAGDYLCFKARILSENWNPYFAKLFFHGKEKPTIVLANEYENNLHEYLSSVYELQILIPEKN
- a CDS encoding aminotransferase class I/II-fold pyridoxal phosphate-dependent enzyme, encoding MEKKYAESTELLYKGRKVKGMDFNKPEAFPLFATTAFTMNSLTEVKKAYAEKYTYIRTCNPNRDALADMVTFLEAGEKSLIFSSGMGAITTTLMTILKPGDHVVCNRNIYGETFDVFTKLMPKFGISADLVDFDDIENCKKAVKAETKLIYSEVFANPTLNIADIPTLADIAHKNGALLMIDNTFSTPIAIKPIKFGADIVINSLTKFMNGHSDAIAGSITSTAEIIDAIHPVRMLCGTPGDPHAAHAMMKSFATMDLRLKKQMSNAAKLAAALEENKYVSKVNHPSLESFSQHELALKLFTSNDTMSGMMSFIVPENFEKIDKFMLRLNFAHYAMTLGGVRTTLVHPVTSSHSHMPDEARRAMGITPGLFRLSVGIEDVDDLIADFNQALEVFGE
- a CDS encoding trans-sulfuration enzyme family protein translates to MFKEFDETLSFETNILEAGAYFRLSTSNPEALPIHLTTAHNVEDLEDLQKRYDEKGFCYNRNRNPNRTALIELMNYVEGGEDSIGCSSGMAAISSSIIAHTKAGDHILSDKTLYGETLEIFTKILQKYGVETTFVDFTNIEEVKKNIKPNTVILYTETVSNPLIGVPNLKILADIAHSNNAIFIVDNTFMTGALVQPLKFGADIVVNSLTKFANGHSDVVCGAATGKSELIKKIYELQVLLGTQSDPFSSWLTMRGMRTLELRIKKQCENASALALELEKSPYVLKVNHPSLVGSPYHNLAHEQFGDYYGGMLSIELPEDLEKMNKFMKALKLAHYAMTLGGYRTSFAYPVMSSHSDMTRDERLAIGITDGLLRISVGIENTKDLINDFKNALEVAYGNK
- a CDS encoding DMT family transporter; its protein translation is MKKISYLLIVVAAVLWGSIGLFSKIAGNRGFTPIDICFIRSLFSVIILGIFFSIKDRNIFKLKSIVDLKYFVGTGIISFSLYNWSYIAAIKETSMGVAAILLYTAPSIIMILSVFLFHEKITRIKILVIVITFIGCMMVTGIFEGENIISWKGFLYGILSGIGYGLYSIFGKYALQKYSSVTVVFYTFLMSTFLFCVIGKPIIIISKINESQSWIFIVSFALFSAAIPYILYTKGLSKIEASKASIIANIEPVVAAIIGICVFSEEINFLKILGIILVLGAVCMINMTDKLEN